From the genome of Sphingobacterium sp. UGAL515B_05:
TGTACTGAATGAATCCACAAGGATAATCTCATCTGCAAATTCCATACTCTTTAGGACCTCTGTTATATTACCCTCTTCGTTGTATGTGATGATTAAAGCGCTTAATTTTTGACTCAAAGTATACGATATAATTGAAAAATTGGACCATACGCTATTGTAACGTGAAAGCTCACTTATTCGTTACAATTTAATTGAAAAAATGACATTTAATGTTTTCACAATGTAGATCACCATGGTGGACGTTATTGCTTTGTGACAAATATATTACATATTTTTTGTAATAAAATATAAAATAAATGAAATGTTTGTGAAGTACAAGTTTATTCTCGATTAGCAGATATTTGATCAACTAAATAGAAGAAAATACGTGTTTGTAAGGGATATATCGTTATTTTTGTATGTTTTATAGTTTTGAATCTTTTTTTACAATACTGTATAAGCTATTTATTACCGTAATTTAATTTTTAATCCAAGTGGCGATTCCAAAAGTTATTTATCAGACTTTTAAAACCAATAAGATACCCTTGTTGACGAAGTTTTATATTTGGCGATTTCTAAAACGAAATAAGGGCTATAGCAGACGGTTTTTTGATGATGGGCAAATCGATACGCTTATCAGGGAAAATTTTGATCAACGTACTTACGAGGCCTTTGCCCGGTTGCAAATCGGTGCGGCTAAAGCGGATTTTTTTAGGTATGCGGTTTTATATATCCATGGCGGTATCTATTTGGATTTAGATAGCGATATTATTGGCATTTTGGATGAGGTGATTAAACCCGAGGATACTGCTGTTATTACGCATGAGAAAAATAGAAGCCTTTATGCACAATGGGCATTGATCTACGATAAAGGACACCCATTCCTGAAGAAGACGATTGAATTGATCGTACGAAATATCGAGGAAAATAAATATCCACATGATGTCCATCAGATGACAGGGCCAACGGTATATACCGAAGCCATAAATCAAGTTCTAGAAGAAGATCCTCAGGTTGCCTACCGGCGGATAACCGACGATTATCAGGGACTTTTGAAATTCAAGTATAAACTAAGTAAAATTCTGATTTACGGCGATCGCTCACTACATTGGAAAAAAATGCAACTTCGTGTACCTGTGGTCAAACCTAAGGATGATTAGATAACGACAGCTCTATTTCTTATATATGCTATGAAGTTGAATTTCAAGAAGATCTTTTCAAAAAATAAGAATGTTAAATTCTTTTATTATTTGAGTGTATTTGGACGACAGCTGAGACCAAAGTTTCTGTTACGGAAAAAGGCCTCGGTGCTGCTGAACAGAAATCTGGCCCAGCAGTCTGAATGGGTCCGGTTTCGGATAAACTATTATAATAAACTAGTTCCGCAGCAGTCTTTGTCAATCGATGCGATTCCGATCAAAGATTATAAGATGCCCGAGAAGATTCGTGTTTATTATTTTGATAGTAAACAATTTCTTGATTATTTCAATCAGCAACTGAAATTTCAGATCCTTCCAGGGGATATTACTGCTATTCCGGATAAACCTGCTTTGGTGAAAAGTAGGCCAATCGCAGGTGACAATGCGAACTCGGTATTGTTGAACCTGGATAAGAGCCGACACTTTAACTTTATTACCGACCATGTTCCTTTTCGGAAGAAGAAAAATAGACTTGTCGGAAGAAGTGAGTTTGCTCAGGCACATCGGGAACTATTTTTTCAGCAATACCATAGTCATCCCTTATGTGATTTAAAAAGAGCGTTTAGATCTTCTGACCCCGATTACCTTTCTATCACTGGACATTTAGCTTATAAATTTATTCTTGCCCTGGAAGGAAATGACGTAGCTACCAACTTAAAATGGATCATGTCGTCAAATTCCATCGCTGTCATGCCGATGCCAACGTATGAAACCTGGTTTATGGAAGGAACCTTACTTCCGGACTATCATTTTATCTGTATTAAAAACGATTATTCGGACCTGGAAGAAAAATTACAGTTCTATATAGATCATCCCGACGAGGCTGAAACAATTGTTAAACAGGCCAATGCCTATGTGAAATTATTTATGGATCGGGCACAAGAAGAGTTCGTTTCTCTTCATGTATTGAAGAAGTATTTTATTTCAACGGGTCAGTCGGTCGATTTATAAGCTGGCATAAATAGAAGCCATCTGTTTGGCAACACGGTCATCATTAAACTTCTGAACAAATTCCAATCCTTTTTCGATCATTTCATCTCGCTTGGAGGGATTACTAAGTAATGATGTTATGGCATGGCGTATCTGCGAAATATCGGTAGGGTCAATATAGCAAGATGCCGGTCCCCCCGCTTCTGGGAAGACGCCCATTTTACTGGTGATCACAGGTGTACCAGAGTAGAGTGCCTCTATAATAGGAATGCCAAAGCCTTCATAAATTGAGGGATAAATGAAAATCGTTGCCGATGCATAAAGAACGGCCAATTCTTCCATTGCTAATCCTTGGAAAAAGAATATTCTGTTTTCCATGTTGTTTTGTTGCATATAGGCCATGATCTCTTGAGAGTAACGGGTTGGTTTACCGACGATAACAAGGGGGATATCAAGGTCTTTTATGGCCTTCACTACTGGTAAAATATTTTTACGCGGTTCAATGGTTCCAACATTTAATAAGAAATCCTGCGGTAATTTTAATTTCTCTCGAAGATTTGCTTTTTGTTCTTCTGTCTTGATAGTTTTGAATGATTCATGACATCCCTGATAAACGACATCAATTTTTTCTTCGGGTATATGAAAGAGGTCGACAATATCGTTTTTAGTACATTGACTGATGGCAACGATACGATCGGAAGTCTCACATGCATGTTTGAATTTCTTTTTATAAATCCAACGGTCAATTGGATGATAAAGTTCAGGGTGTCTCAGAAAAATTAAATCATGAATGGTAACGATAGATTTAATATGTGCCTTTGCTAAACCTAATGGAATTTCACCCGATAGTCCATGGAAAATATCAATTTTATCCTTTTTCAAATCATGAACGATACGTTGGTTGCGCCAGAGATTGGGCCAGGTGCTATTGATAAAGCCTTGTGGCAACCGGATATTTTTTTGAGATGCTGGTTGATTGATATATTGATCACCAGTCTTGGGTGTATATTTGAGATACTCATTTTCGGGAGCATACTTTTCGAGCATACGAATTAAGTCCCGGCTATAATTCCCAAGACCGGTCTTGTTTAAAAAATAGCGTTTTGCATCGAACCCAATCCTCATCTTATTCCGTTTATTTTTTCGATCACCATTTCCGGTGTAATTAAATCAATTGCTTCTATCCCATCACAATCACAGGGCTTGTTGCCATACACTGAACTTGGTCTATTGGGGTGCTCAACTTGAATGCAGTCTGTTAATTGTTGTCCATATCCCGTGAATCCCGCATAGGGATGCGTTGCTCCCCACAAAGAAAGACATCTTACGCCCATTAACGATGCCATATGAAGCCCCGAAGAGTCCATGCTGATCATTACATCCAGGTTGGAGATCAAATCCAGCTCCTCCCGCAGCGAAAACTTGCCTATCGTATTATAGGTGTTGGGAAATCGCTCTGTCCAGTTTTGGGCAACTTGGAATTCTTGTTCACCACCGCCAAATAACAAAACGTCATAGCCATTATGCGTGAGTTCGTCTATCACATTTTCCATCTTGGTTTGAGGAAAAATCTTATAACGATGTTGCGCAAATGGAGAAATGCCAATTTTCTTGCGGTCGAAATTTGCAAACATACTAAATGCAGCTTTGGGTACATCTTGCAAATTAGAAGCCAATTTGTTGCTGAGCTCAAATTTGAACCCTAAAGCGCGAAATACATCAGCATAGCGTTCTACGGTTAGTTTCAGTGGAACTTTAATCTTGTTGTTTTCCCGGGTTAAGGCTTTTTTTTCCGCCCTGCCTTTGTCAAGTTGTTTTACTTTTACGCCCGATAAGGAAAACAGTAGATCAATTACACGCGAACGCAAATTGAAATGTAAGTCGGCTATAGCATCTGCGCCGTATTGAGCCAGTTCCTTTTTTAGCTTGACTAATCCAAAGAAACCTTTATGAATTGTTTTGGGCTCAATGGCGTGAAACCGTATATTTTTTATTCCATCAAAAAATGGGGCAAAGAATTGCCTGCTGACCATAATGATCTCCACCTCAGGATATTGAACGTAAAATTCTTTCAATACTGAGGCGACCATGGCAACATCACCCATAGCTGAAAATCGCGTTACTATGATCCGTTGCGGTAAGGACATGTGTTATTTTCCTGATGAATATAAGACAGGGTTCAATGTTGGATCGTTATACATTTTCATCTGTTTGTATACTTTCATGTATTTATCGCCAGATGCAATGGCGGTCATCAACTCGTCAATACTTTGGGACAAATCTTTCCTTTGTTCCAATAAAACGTTCAGTTTTTCCTGGCAGGAAATGATATGTGCTTCGGAAGCATCTGTGCGCAATGTTTCCTGTTCCATATGGTAGATTTTTAAAGCCAGGATAGAAAGTCTATCAATAGCCCAGGCCGGACTTTCAGTATTGATCGTTGCCGTAGGGACAGCCTGTACATCCTGAAATTTTTGAAGGAAATAGCTATCAATATACTCTACGGTATCGGTACGATATTGATTTGATTCATCAATACGTCTTTTCCAATATAAGCCTTCTTTAGGGTCAATAGCCGGATTACGTACAACATCTTCCATATGCCACTGCACCGTGTCGATCCAGCATTTTAAATAGAGGAGATGTTCTATGGATTGTTTGTCATACGGATTTTGGATTGGATGATCAATCTGGTCGTATACGTGGTAATCCTGGATAGCACGCTGAAAAATTGGATTTGCTATTGCACTAATCATGGTACAAATATAGTTATTTTAATGTTGAAGATTATTGGGATGTGATCTTTTAAGATTTAGTTTCAAAAGCTTTTAGTCCTATCAGGTTTGGTTAAGTTTTGATGAATTAAATGGCTTTTAATTTAATATTTATTTAACTATTTTGTTTTTTTGATTTATTTTTTTCCTTTTTTAATTGTATTTGTTGTTGTTATTTTTAATTTTGTGAAATAAATTAAATTTAAGTAATGAAAGGTAAGTTTTTAGTGCCATTATTGGCAAGTGCTATTGTTTTCTTTAGTTGTAGTAAGGATAGATTAATTGAGAGTCAATCTACAGGTAGTCTTGAAAAAAAGGCTATAGCAAATTTACAAGCTGGAAAGTTTGGTAATGGTATATTTAATGATCTTGGAAGAGGCTATGATATGACTGGACAGTTTGCAAATGCTGAAGCCGTGGCAAATAGAGTTCTCAATATTGATGCATTAAATGCATCCCAGGCTGGGCGAGTAATAGCAGATTCTATTTACTCTCAGGAATATGAAGAAAATTATGGTGAAAACGCCGAATCATATTCACAATCATTGACATCGAAATTAAATGCAGGATTTTCTTTACCGTTGTTTGGTAAAACTCTGACGAACTCATTTAATTCTTCTGATTCAAGTCAACATGCTTTTAATTCAAAATATATTTATGGAAGTTGCAATGTTGTGGTCAAGCAATTGAGACATAGAATTAATGCTCCTATTAATATCTTATTAACCAGTCTTGATGCTAACTTTCTACAAGATATTAAAACATTGTCTGCAGAATCTATTGTAAAGTCATACGGTACACATGTTTTAGTCGATATTTATGCTGGAGCAGCAATGGATGTTTTATTTCAGTCAGAAACTAAACATGAAAATAGGTTTAATGCTGCCAAATCTGGCGCATCATCAGCAATGAAGGATGTGTTTAATATCAGTATAGCGAATGGTTCAGAAACTTCCTCATCAAATGATAACTATAATAGAACACTAAAATATAAAACAAGAGGTGGCGATCCCTCGAAGGCATTAGTGAACACAATTAATCTAGATATTTCCAAACCACAAGTAAGTTTTGCTTCATGGCAAGCGAGCTCCACAATTTCGAATTCTGTTTTAGTTGACATTGCGCCCAATGGATTAATATCTTTAGATGAGTTTATAGCAGATCCAACAAAGAAAAGTGAAGTTAAGGCTTATATTTCTAAATATCTTCTAGATAGGAAGACAAAACTTTATCATGAGCGTGTCCCTATTTACTCTTATGTCAAAAATGGCGGAGGCATTCATCTTCTGTCGCAATCTGCATATGAGGGCAGTTATTGGAAGAATGAAACAATTGGATTTTATGCTTATGCGAATCCAGTTAATAATAGTATTCCAGTGCGTTGGTATACGACTTCTCCTACAATGAGAGATAATCTTTACACGCTGAATTTTGGTGACGGTTATTGGAATGACTTTAAGGGTGTAGTTTTTTATGCATACAGAAACCAAGAACCAGGTACGGTTCCTATTTATGAATACACCAATAAGGATGGAAAAGACCATTACTATTCTTCGAATATAGAAGGAGATCCTTACTGGAGACGCAGAGGCGTTGCATTCTATGCATATCCAAAAAAATAAACTTTTGATATAAAAGAGACCGTCTCATAAGTAATTTTGAGGCGGTTTTTTTGTCCAGTTAATGCTATGGTATAGTTTTATCAATCGTTTGATTTCGTCATTTCTTGTGTATTAAACCTTTGGGGTTAGGAAAAGTTTAACAAGGCTCTATACCTGCTTTCTGAGCTTACAAGCTATTGATAGTACCCGTTCAGCATGCTGATCCTCTTTCATATGGATCAAGGCAACGTCTTTTTTATGTGCCTGTTTATCTGAAAGAGACCGGTTGATCATTGCAATATGAAGTAGATGTTTTTCCGAATCTGTTCTTTAAGCTTCCAACTTGAATAGGCGTTGGTCAGGTAGCCATAAACCAGCAGGTTCAGCAACATCCTGTGGCTTCACTTCCTTTATACATACGATTGACCGAAGTATTGTCAATCTCGTCAATAATATTCTTAACAATACGTAAGGAATGATTTTCTTATATCAGTTCTTTCAGGCCCAATTGAATTCCCTATATTTCGCCAGAATCTAAGGCTTAAAATACTGGCGTACTTCCGATGCCTTGGAAAATGCGTAAAATCTCACAAACTAAAGCGAATATATCCTCATTGAGATAACCTCGTCTTTTATCCAAAAATCATTTTCTATCGATAAAACCTGGCATTTATAAAATGCTCAAAATATCTTTAGCAGTAAGGCTGGAAATAGCCCTAATAGGACTAATAGAATCGTACACAATAATGCAATGCTGAGAAGGAAAGGATTAAATTTTTGCACAGACTGAACAGTATTATCCCTTAAAAACGCATTCAGTGGTATTTTAAAATAATAAAATAGGGAGATAACTGATGTCAACGCACCGACAATAAGCAATACCAATAAACCGAAGGATTGGAAGTTTTGGTATTGTTCGAACACTTTTGAAAAGACCAAAAGTTTTCCAACAAAACCTGCAGTAGGGGGTAGTCCCACCAAAGCGATTAAAACAATTGAAAACGAGGTGAACAGCAGTGGGTACTGCTTTCCTAAGCCGCGATACGATTCAATTGAAGTATTTCCTAAACTAGCTTCCAGAGCATCAATAAAGATGAATACCGCAATATTCATCAAAGCATATATGGAAAGATAAAATAATAGCACGTTGGATTCATTATTCTGATAAACCAATACAGCCATAAGGAGTATGCCGGTATGTCCAATAGAAGAATAGGCCATCATCCTTTTGGCATCCTGTTGACGTAAAGCGGCTAAGTTACCGATCAACATCGTTGCTACGGCGATCGCAATAATCACATAAGTCAAGAAATCACTAAAATAAAAGGACACGTTAAGCCAGGCTGAAAGTATCTTGGATAATAGCACAACAACAGCAATTTTGGGTACTGTAGCGAGATAGGTTGTAATCACTGTAGGTGCACCTTGATAAACATCCGGGCTCCAGACATGAAAGGGAAAAAAGCTCAGCTTAAAACCAATACCCGTCAACAAAAATAATAAAGCAATGCTGATCATGATCTGCGGGGCTTCCATTAATCCAGCAATATGACTTGGAGCATCAAAATTCAAGTTTCCCGTGAAACCGTATAGTAAAGACAAACCGTAAAGCATCACTGCCGCACAGATCGATCCAAAGAGTACATATTTTAAAGCAGCCTCCGATTGAATTTTAGTGGTGGAGAAATAACCCACCATGATATAGGAGCTAATCGAAACCGTTTCGACAGCAATAAATATCATCAGCCAATTGCTCGACATGGTCAATAGATTCAGACCCAATGTCGCCGTCAGTAAAACAGCGTAAAGATCTCCTAAGGGGCGGCCATGCGATTGATGGCGTTGTTGAATGAATATGCAAATGAGGATTGTTGATAGCAGGATAATCAGTCGTGCCGAAGTAGCGAAAGCGTCAACCCGGATCATATCAAAAAAGCCAGCCATCTCTACCTTACTGAGTCCCTGGCCCACAAGGTAACAGCCACTGAACAATAGTCCGATGATAGTAATGACAAAAGATGTATTCTTCCAGTGTTTGTCAGCAAAAAGACTAGCGAGGATAGTACTAATAAAAGTAATGATTAGTATCAGTTCGGGTTTAAAATATGGGATACTGACGATAATCTGATCGATGAAAGAACTGATATATGGACTGAATGTGAGCATGCCAGATTAGATAAATTGTTGGATAAAGCTCACAAGATTCAGAACACTTGCGTTTAAATTGTTAAATACTAAAGCAGGCATAATACCAAGTAATAAGGCCAGGGCTAAAGTTGGAAATAGGATCACTTGTTCGCGTAAATTCACATCTGTTAGCGTATTGCTCCAAGATTCGCCGCCTTTTAAACGTATTTGCCCAAAAAACATGCGTTGCAAGGTCCAGAGTAGGTAGGCAGCACTTAATAGTATACCTATAGAACCTGCTATAGCCATCCAACGGGGCAGTCCTGTGCCAACACTCTCGGCATTGAACGAACCGATAATGACAAAGGCCTCTCCAATAAAAGCTGAAAAGCCTGGTAAACCCAAGGAAGCAAAAAATGCGACAGCAACATAGCCTGTATATTTGGGCATAATTTGAGCTAAACCACGGAAACTATAGATATTTCTGTCATGTACTCGGTCATAGACCACGCCAACAAGGAAAAAGAGTGCCGCTGATAAGAATCCATGGGAAATCATCTGAAACATGGCGCCAGAAATACCTTCTGCAGTCAGCGATGCAATACCAAGCAGCACAAAACCCATATGAGATACCGATGAATAAGCAATCATTCGTTTCAGGTCTTTTTGTGATAAGGCATTCAAGGCTCCATAAATAATGGATACAACACCGATCAATCCAAGCCACCAATTGGATAAGGCTGCCATATCAGGAAAGATACTATAACAGATACGGATGATACCGTAACCACCAATTTTCAGAAGGATACCAGCAAGAATAATAGATACTGGTGTCGGCGCTTCAACGTGCGCATCCGGTAGCCAAGTATGTAGGGGAACAATGGGTACTTTAATGGCAAAGGCAAAGAAGAGCACAATGAAACCGATCAGTCGAGCCGAAACACCCAAAATTTCCTGGTAACCCTCCCAGCCGAAAATAGAACCCTCAAGATAATTCTGTGGATTCATCATATAGATCATGTTGAAGGTATGTGCTCCAGTCAAAGGGTTGATTACTGAAAAATACAATCCTACGATAATCAACAACATAAATACAGACCCGAATAGGGTATATAGAAAGAATTTTATAGCCGCGTATTCGCGTCTTGCACCACCCCAGATACCGATCAGGAAGTAGAGTGGCAGTAACATGACTTCATAAAACAAATAGAATAGGAAGAAATCCAATGCGCAGAAAATCCCCATAACGGCCATATTGAGTACCATGAGCAAGGCAAAGTATCCCTTCGGACTTTTCTGTATATTCCAAGAGGCGCCTATAGCCATTAGCATAACGAAAGCACTCAGCAATAACAAGGGCATGGAGATCCCATCAATACCAATAAGATAATCGATCTCTAATTTACCTATTGATCCTAAATCTAATCGGATCCAGGAAAGCTGTTCAACAAATTGATAGCCCGCCAGATCTTGGACTCCTGTTTTGCTTGCATCAAACTGTGCATAACATATGCCGGCCAGTACAAATTGTATTGCTGTGAATGCTAAAGCAATATATTTGTAACTCGATTTATATCGTGTTGGTAAGGCGAGAATGAGCGCCGTAGCCAATAGCGGTAAAAATATCAATAAGGATAAAATAGGCATTTCCTAAAAAAATATAAGATAAATTAAACCAAGTAAAACTAATAAAAAGACGGAATACAACGCTGTCTGTAGCTTCCCATTTTGGACCAGGCGGACTTGATTGCCGGTCCAGTAAGCCGCAGAAGCAACCGTATTAACAAAACCATCTACAATATATTTGTCTATCCATACACTTAGCTGAGAAAGGGATAAGACGAGAAACTGAATCAAAGAAACAAAGGCGTCAACAACGTAACGGTCAAACCAGTAGCAGAACTGTGCCAATTTTAAGGTGCCATTGACAAATACTACTTCGTAAAACTGATTGATATACCCTTGATTGAAAGAAATCTTCAATGCCCAGTTAGCAGGGTTTAAAGGGTATTTATTCTGTACATACCATTTCCAACCGATGATCCAGCCAATAGCAGAACCAAGAAGCAGTATTGCAGGGATAATAAGGTGTGCACTGTGACTCGGCGCAAAGGCATATTCATCCAATAAAAGGCCGTCCATCAACCAGGAATCGTGATAAGAAAAAGGATTGAAAGAAAAGAGCGGAAATAAGCAGAACAGTCCCAAAAAAAACATGGGGAACAACATGGTCTTTGGCGCTTCATGCAGTGGATGACCATGCAGTTTGCCTTGTAGCCGGTCGGCGAGCCTAAACTCTCCAAAAAAAGCTTTAAATAGCAAACGCCCAATATAGAAAGCTGTTAAAATACTTACGATAATCAAACTTATGGGGATGATAAGGTATAAGTTACCTTTCGAAATAGCCCATTCAAAGGAAGAGATAACGATACTATCTTTGGATAGATAACCTGAAGTCAACGGGAACCCTGCGAGTGCTAGCGAAGCGATGCCCATTAGCACAAAGGTCTTGGGCATATATCGGCGTAGCCCGCCCATGTTCCGTAAATCCTGCGGATCAAAGTCCATGTGGCTATGTTCTTTAAAATGGGCCATTTCATGAATGACGGCTCCGGCAGAAAGAAACAACAGACACTTAAAGAAGGCATGGGTTGTCAGATGAAATAAAGCAGCATCCCATGTTCCAATGCCAATACCAACCATCATAAAACCCAACTGCGAGATGGTCGAAAAAGCAAGAATACGTTTGATGTCGTATTGGCCAAGGGCGAAGTACGCTGCCGAAGCAGCGGTTATTGTACCAATGATGGCAATAAATAATAAGGCAGATTCATTAAATAATGGAAATACGGTAGCCAGCAGGAATACACCAGCAGCAACCATTGTTGCCGCGTGAATCAATGAAGATACTGATGTGGGGCC
Proteins encoded in this window:
- a CDS encoding glycosyltransferase family 32 protein, whose amino-acid sequence is MAIPKVIYQTFKTNKIPLLTKFYIWRFLKRNKGYSRRFFDDGQIDTLIRENFDQRTYEAFARLQIGAAKADFFRYAVLYIHGGIYLDLDSDIIGILDEVIKPEDTAVITHEKNRSLYAQWALIYDKGHPFLKKTIELIVRNIEENKYPHDVHQMTGPTVYTEAINQVLEEDPQVAYRRITDDYQGLLKFKYKLSKILIYGDRSLHWKKMQLRVPVVKPKDD
- a CDS encoding glycosyl transferase family 90, producing MKLNFKKIFSKNKNVKFFYYLSVFGRQLRPKFLLRKKASVLLNRNLAQQSEWVRFRINYYNKLVPQQSLSIDAIPIKDYKMPEKIRVYYFDSKQFLDYFNQQLKFQILPGDITAIPDKPALVKSRPIAGDNANSVLLNLDKSRHFNFITDHVPFRKKKNRLVGRSEFAQAHRELFFQQYHSHPLCDLKRAFRSSDPDYLSITGHLAYKFILALEGNDVATNLKWIMSSNSIAVMPMPTYETWFMEGTLLPDYHFICIKNDYSDLEEKLQFYIDHPDEAETIVKQANAYVKLFMDRAQEEFVSLHVLKKYFISTGQSVDL
- a CDS encoding glycosyltransferase family 1 protein encodes the protein MRIGFDAKRYFLNKTGLGNYSRDLIRMLEKYAPENEYLKYTPKTGDQYINQPASQKNIRLPQGFINSTWPNLWRNQRIVHDLKKDKIDIFHGLSGEIPLGLAKAHIKSIVTIHDLIFLRHPELYHPIDRWIYKKKFKHACETSDRIVAISQCTKNDIVDLFHIPEEKIDVVYQGCHESFKTIKTEEQKANLREKLKLPQDFLLNVGTIEPRKNILPVVKAIKDLDIPLVIVGKPTRYSQEIMAYMQQNNMENRIFFFQGLAMEELAVLYASATIFIYPSIYEGFGIPIIEALYSGTPVITSKMGVFPEAGGPASCYIDPTDISQIRHAITSLLSNPSKRDEMIEKGLEFVQKFNDDRVAKQMASIYASL
- a CDS encoding glycosyltransferase family 9 protein encodes the protein MSLPQRIIVTRFSAMGDVAMVASVLKEFYVQYPEVEIIMVSRQFFAPFFDGIKNIRFHAIEPKTIHKGFFGLVKLKKELAQYGADAIADLHFNLRSRVIDLLFSLSGVKVKQLDKGRAEKKALTRENNKIKVPLKLTVERYADVFRALGFKFELSNKLASNLQDVPKAAFSMFANFDRKKIGISPFAQHRYKIFPQTKMENVIDELTHNGYDVLLFGGGEQEFQVAQNWTERFPNTYNTIGKFSLREELDLISNLDVMISMDSSGLHMASLMGVRCLSLWGATHPYAGFTGYGQQLTDCIQVEHPNRPSSVYGNKPCDCDGIEAIDLITPEMVIEKINGIR
- a CDS encoding DUF4254 domain-containing protein; translated protein: MISAIANPIFQRAIQDYHVYDQIDHPIQNPYDKQSIEHLLYLKCWIDTVQWHMEDVVRNPAIDPKEGLYWKRRIDESNQYRTDTVEYIDSYFLQKFQDVQAVPTATINTESPAWAIDRLSILALKIYHMEQETLRTDASEAHIISCQEKLNVLLEQRKDLSQSIDELMTAIASGDKYMKVYKQMKMYNDPTLNPVLYSSGK
- a CDS encoding MAC/perforin domain-containing protein, encoding MKGKFLVPLLASAIVFFSCSKDRLIESQSTGSLEKKAIANLQAGKFGNGIFNDLGRGYDMTGQFANAEAVANRVLNIDALNASQAGRVIADSIYSQEYEENYGENAESYSQSLTSKLNAGFSLPLFGKTLTNSFNSSDSSQHAFNSKYIYGSCNVVVKQLRHRINAPINILLTSLDANFLQDIKTLSAESIVKSYGTHVLVDIYAGAAMDVLFQSETKHENRFNAAKSGASSAMKDVFNISIANGSETSSSNDNYNRTLKYKTRGGDPSKALVNTINLDISKPQVSFASWQASSTISNSVLVDIAPNGLISLDEFIADPTKKSEVKAYISKYLLDRKTKLYHERVPIYSYVKNGGGIHLLSQSAYEGSYWKNETIGFYAYANPVNNSIPVRWYTTSPTMRDNLYTLNFGDGYWNDFKGVVFYAYRNQEPGTVPIYEYTNKDGKDHYYSSNIEGDPYWRRRGVAFYAYPKK
- a CDS encoding NADH-quinone oxidoreductase subunit N, translating into MLTFSPYISSFIDQIIVSIPYFKPELILIITFISTILASLFADKHWKNTSFVITIIGLLFSGCYLVGQGLSKVEMAGFFDMIRVDAFATSARLIILLSTILICIFIQQRHQSHGRPLGDLYAVLLTATLGLNLLTMSSNWLMIFIAVETVSISSYIMVGYFSTTKIQSEAALKYVLFGSICAAVMLYGLSLLYGFTGNLNFDAPSHIAGLMEAPQIMISIALLFLLTGIGFKLSFFPFHVWSPDVYQGAPTVITTYLATVPKIAVVVLLSKILSAWLNVSFYFSDFLTYVIIAIAVATMLIGNLAALRQQDAKRMMAYSSIGHTGILLMAVLVYQNNESNVLLFYLSIYALMNIAVFIFIDALEASLGNTSIESYRGLGKQYPLLFTSFSIVLIALVGLPPTAGFVGKLLVFSKVFEQYQNFQSFGLLVLLIVGALTSVISLFYYFKIPLNAFLRDNTVQSVQKFNPFLLSIALLCTILLVLLGLFPALLLKIF
- a CDS encoding NADH-quinone oxidoreductase subunit M gives rise to the protein MPILSLLIFLPLLATALILALPTRYKSSYKYIALAFTAIQFVLAGICYAQFDASKTGVQDLAGYQFVEQLSWIRLDLGSIGKLEIDYLIGIDGISMPLLLLSAFVMLMAIGASWNIQKSPKGYFALLMVLNMAVMGIFCALDFFLFYLFYEVMLLPLYFLIGIWGGARREYAAIKFFLYTLFGSVFMLLIIVGLYFSVINPLTGAHTFNMIYMMNPQNYLEGSIFGWEGYQEILGVSARLIGFIVLFFAFAIKVPIVPLHTWLPDAHVEAPTPVSIILAGILLKIGGYGIIRICYSIFPDMAALSNWWLGLIGVVSIIYGALNALSQKDLKRMIAYSSVSHMGFVLLGIASLTAEGISGAMFQMISHGFLSAALFFLVGVVYDRVHDRNIYSFRGLAQIMPKYTGYVAVAFFASLGLPGFSAFIGEAFVIIGSFNAESVGTGLPRWMAIAGSIGILLSAAYLLWTLQRMFFGQIRLKGGESWSNTLTDVNLREQVILFPTLALALLLGIMPALVFNNLNASVLNLVSFIQQFI
- a CDS encoding NADH-quinone oxidoreductase subunit L; amino-acid sequence: MDQFVHISPLLTALLTLVAPFAAFLYQALVGKRDQSGLISLTAIILSFIAGGLTWLSIWNNPAVSIQVNWFTIGETSFKVGILLNNLSTLMLFLVPSVALPVHIYSRAYMKGDPGIHRYWMYLSLFCFAMLGLVIMDSLLLMYVFWELVGFASYLLIGFWFTRETAAQANKKAFLVNRIGDLGFLIGLAIVFTQFKTLNLVDLFGDNGLIYQSTIDQGLWISPVNSLPQIWLTLAGLAFFLAAMAKSAQFPLHVWLPDAMEGPTSVSSLIHAATMVAAGVFLLATVFPLFNESALLFIAIIGTITAASAAYFALGQYDIKRILAFSTISQLGFMMVGIGIGTWDAALFHLTTHAFFKCLLFLSAGAVIHEMAHFKEHSHMDFDPQDLRNMGGLRRYMPKTFVLMGIASLALAGFPLTSGYLSKDSIVISSFEWAISKGNLYLIIPISLIIVSILTAFYIGRLLFKAFFGEFRLADRLQGKLHGHPLHEAPKTMLFPMFFLGLFCLFPLFSFNPFSYHDSWLMDGLLLDEYAFAPSHSAHLIIPAILLLGSAIGWIIGWKWYVQNKYPLNPANWALKISFNQGYINQFYEVVFVNGTLKLAQFCYWFDRYVVDAFVSLIQFLVLSLSQLSVWIDKYIVDGFVNTVASAAYWTGNQVRLVQNGKLQTALYSVFLLVLLGLIYLIFF